One region of Vigna angularis cultivar LongXiaoDou No.4 chromosome 10, ASM1680809v1, whole genome shotgun sequence genomic DNA includes:
- the LOC108335510 gene encoding alcohol acyl transferase 1 allele RGb, giving the protein MAWNGISVRRSEPEVVVPAKATPSEVKHLSDIDDQEGLRMQLSFIMFYKREEAMKEFDPAMIIKRGISEALVHYYPLAGRVAEGSNRKLVVECSGEGVMFVEAEADVALEELGDSIGPPCLHRKHFLYALPASQGILASPLLFIQVTRLSCGGFVFAVCMNHVVCDSFGLVQFLNTVATMARDPHAAIQQPVWRRDIFSARNPPRVTCTHHEYEDVVHHSTTTTSSQEDLSHESFFFGKKEIQTLRNHLPRNLQKCSTFELLTACLWKCRTMALDLDPNEVVGVSSFVTTHGKVDVPKGYYGNAFVFPMALSKAGLLCKSSLGYALGLIREAKGRMSEEYVRSAVDLMVLKGRPMHRTHGSFFVGDMTRVGFGEVDFGWGKPVYGGPVGAIPLVSYLARFKNGRGKDGIMVPILLPQLVMKRFLRELTKMTSPDIKTRARSMI; this is encoded by the exons ATGGCTTGGAATGGAATTTCCGTGAGGCGCAGTGAACCGGAAGTGGTGGTGCCGGCAAAAGCTACTCCGAGTGAAGTAAAGCATCTTTCGGACATTGATGACCAAGAAGGGCTTCGCATGCAGCTCTCCTTCATCATGTTCTATAAAAGGGAGGAGGCAATGAAGGAGTTTGATCCTGCCATGATCATAAAAAGGGGAATCTCTGAAGCTCTTGTTCACTACTATCCCTTGGCTGGGAGGGTGGCGGAAGGGTCTAACAGAAAGCTGGTGGTGGAGTGCAGCGGTGAGGGGGTTATGTTTGTTGAAGCTGAGGCTGATGTTGCATTGGAGGAGCTTGGTGACTCAATTGGACCACCTTGTCTCCATAGGAAACACTTCCTCTATGCACTGCCTGCATCTCAAGGAATTCTTGCCTCTCCTTTGTTGTTCATTCAG GTAACTCGTCTTTCATGCGGAGGGTTCGTATTTGCCGTGTGCATGAATCACGTCGTGTGCGACTCTTTCGGGCTGGTTCAGTTCCTCAACACGGTGGCAACAATGGCAAGGGATCCACACGCCGCAATCCAACAACCGGTGTGGAGAAGAGACATATTTAGCGCACGCAACCCTCCACGTGTGACTTGCACACACCACGAGTACGAGGATGTTGTCCACCATAGTACTACAACTACTTCTTCACAGGAAGACTTGTCTCACGAATCATTTTTCTTTGGGAAGAAAGAGATTCAAACGCTTCGAAATCATCTTCCCCGGAACCTTCAGAAATGCTCAACTTTCGAGTTACTTACGGCATGCTTATGGAAGTGTCGTACAATGGCGCTTGATCTTGACCCCAACGAGGTGGTTGGTGTGTCGAGTTTCGTCACTACTCATGGGAAGGTGGATGTGCCAAAAGGGTATTATGGGAATGCGTTTGTGTTTCCAATGGCACTATCAAAGGCTGGTTTGCTGTGCAAAAGCTCGTTAGGGTATGCTTTGGGGTTGATCAGAGAAGCCAAGGGTCGAATGAGTGAAGAGTACGTTAGGTCAGCGGTTGATCTTATGGTTCTGAAGGGGCGTCCTATGCATAGGACACATGGGAGTTTCTTTGTAGGGGATATGACTCGTGTGGGTTTTGGTGAAGTTGATTTTGGTTGGGGAAAGCCCGTTTATGGAGGTCCTGTTGGAGCCATACCATTAGTCAGCTACCTTGCAAGGTTCAAAAATGGTAGAGGCAAAGATGGGATTATGGTGCCAATATTGTTGCCACAGCTTGTCATGAAAAGGTTTCTCAGGGAGCTCACCAAAATGACTAGTCCCGACATCAAAACAAGAGCTAGATCCATGATATAA
- the LOC108334855 gene encoding probable LRR receptor-like serine/threonine-protein kinase At3g47570: MLVFFIINSLLCVPSTATSILGNQTDHLWPGVTCDSMNQRVIELNLEGKQLQGLIPPHIGNLSFLTRLNLGNNSFSGKIPQELGRLLQLQNLSLTNNSLKGEIPANLTRCSNLRELHLFGNNLIGEIPMEIGYLQKLQELTLAVNNLTGVIPSSIGNLSSLVSLSIGVNYFEGYIPQEICLLKNLSLMSLHVNKLIGTFPSCLYNMSSLTIISAADNQFNGSLPPNMFHTLPNLREFLVGGNHISGSIPTSIANSSVLQTLDVGTNHLQGQVPSLGKLQYLWFLSLYSNNLGDNTTKDLEFLKSLANCSKLEVVSISYNSFGGSLPNFMGNLSTKLSQLYLGGNHISGKIPAEIGNLVSLTILTMEINHFEGVIPATFGKFQKLQKLELSRNKLTGDIPDFIGNLTQLYYLGMAENMFEGKIPPSIGKCQNLQYLNLWKNNLVGSIPLEVFSLFSLTNLLDLSQNSLSGRLPDEVGRLKNIGKMSVAENNLSGEIPETIGDCISLEYLCLQGNSFHGIIPSSLASLKGLRVLDMSRNLLNGSIPKDLQHISFLEYFNVSFNMLEGEVPLEGVFQNASELAVAGNNKLCGGVSQLHLPPCPIKGKKPSKHLNFLWIAMVVVSAVVFLLVLPFFVSIYRLRIRKHKNPSSDLPIIDPVDKVSYQNLHQGTDGFSVKNLIGSGSFGSVYKGTIELEGEENVVAIKVVNLQQKGAQKSFIAECNALKNIRHRNLVKTVTCCSSIDHRGQEFKALVFEYMINGSLERWLHPEIETSKQPARSLNIDQRLNIIIDVASAIHYLHYECGQAIIHCDLKPNNVLLDDCLVAHVSDFGLARRLAAIAVSPKQTSTIEIKGTVGYAPPEYGMGSEVSVEGDVYSFGIMVLEMLTGRRPIDEMFEDGLNLHNYVKISIPNHLPQIVDPTILPNGIKVAADSQNLLPMHPLVEKCLLPLFRIALACSKELPKERMSMVDVIRELHLIKSSFSS, translated from the exons ATGCTTGTCTTCTTTATTATCAACTCTCTCTTGTGTGTCCCAAGCACAGCTACCTCTATATTGGGAAACCAGACCGACCATTTG TGGCCTGGAGTTACATGTGACTCCATGAATCAAAGAGTTATAGAGTTAAACCTAGAAGGAAAACAGTTACAAGGTCTCATACCACCCCATATAGGCAATCTCTCTTTCCTAACCAGGCTTAACCTTGGAAACAACAGCTTTAGTGGAAAAATTCCACAAGAACTGGGTCGGTTGTTACAGTTACAAAACTTATCTCTCACCAATAACTCTTTGAAAGGAGAAATACCTGCAAACTTGACAAGATGTTCTAACCTTAGAGAGTTACACTTGTTTGGTAACAATTTGATTGGTGAAATACCAATGGAAATTGGCTACCTGCAAAAGCTTCAAGAACTGACCTTGGCAGTAAACAATCTCACAGGAGTAATCCCATCTTCCATAGGGAATCTTTCATCTCTCGTTTCTCTATCAATCGGTGTCAATTACTTCGAGGGATATATTCCACAAGAAATTTGTCTCCTCAAAAACTTGTCATTGATGTCATTGCATGTCAACAAGCTGATAGGTACATTTCCTTCTTGTCTTTACAATATGTCATCTCTTACCATTATTTCAGCTGCAGACAATCAATTTAATGGCTCCCTTCCACCAAACATGTTCCACACTCTCCCTAATCTCCGAGAATTCCTTGTTGGTGGGAATCATATCTCAGGTTCAATCCCAACTTCCATTGCAAATTCATCTGTCCTCCAAACACTTGATGTTGGTACAAATCATTTACAGGGCCAAGTTCCAAGTCTTGGAAAGCTGCAATACCTTTGGTTCCTTAGTCTGTATAGTAATAACTTAGGTGACAATACGACAAAGGACTTGGAGTTTTTAAAATCCTTAGCCAATTGTAGCAAGTTAGAAGTGGTTTCTATTTCCTATAATAGTTTTGGAGGTAGTTTGCCGAATTTTATGGGAAATTTATCCACCAAACTTAGTCAATTATATCTTGGGGGTAATCACATATCAGGAAAAATTCCTGCAGAAATAGGCAATCTAGTTAGCTTAACTATCTTGACCATGGAAATTAACCACTTTGAAGGAGTTATTCCAGCCACTTTTGGAAAGTTCCAGAAACTACAAAAGTTGGAGTTAAGTAGGAACAAGTTGACAGGAGATATTCCAGATTTTATAGGCAACCTCACTCAGTTGTATTATTTGGGCATGGCAGAAAATATGTTTGAAGGAAAGATTCCTCCAAGTATAGGAAAGTGTCAAAATTTGCAATACCTTAACCTTTGGAAAAACAACCTTGTAGGAAGCATACCCTTAGAGGTTTTTAGTCTTTTCTCGTTAACAAACTTACTGGACTTGTCACAAAATTCACTGAGTGGTAGGCTTCCTGATGAAGTTGGCCGGTTAAAAAATATAGGAAAGATGAGTGTGGCCGAAAATAATCTGTCTGGTGAAATCCCTGAAACCATTGGAGACTGTATAAGCTTGGAGTACCTTTGTCTGCAAGGAAATTCCTTTCATGGAATCATACCTTCCTCTTTAGCTTCACTCAAAGGTCTTCGAGTATTAGACATGTCACGAAATCTTCTGAATGGATCAATTCCTAAGGATCTACAACATATTTCTTTCTTAGAATACTTCAATGTATCTTTTAACATGTTGGAGGGTGAAGTACCACTGGAAGGTGTCTTTCAAAATGCAAGTGAGTTAGCCGTGGCTGGGAACAATAAGCTCTGTGGGGGTGTTTCACAGTTGCATCTACCACCGTGTCCTATCAAAGGTAAGAAACCTTCAAAACACTTGAATTTTCTATGGATCGCAATGGTGGTAGTTAGTGCAGTTGTTTTTCTTCTCGTTCTGCCATTTTTTGTATCTATCTACCGGTTGAGGATAAGAAAGCACAAAAATCCATCGTCTGATTTGCCAATTATAGACCCAGTGGATAAGGTTTCATACCAAAACCTACACCAAGGAACCGATGGGTTTTCAGTTAAAAATTTGATAGGATCTGGAAGTTTTGGCTCCGTATACAAAGGGACTATTGAgttagaaggagaagaaaatgttGTAGCCATAAAGGTTGTAAACCTTCAACAGAAGGGAGCTCAAAAAAGTTTCATTGCCGAATGTAATGCGTTGAAAAATATTAGGCATCGGAACTTGGTGAAGACTGTAACATGTTGTTCTAGCATAGATCACAGAGGCCAAGAATTCAAAGCTCTTGTTTTTGAGTACATGATAAATGGAAGTCTAGAAAGATGGTTGCATCCAGAAATAGAAACCTCAAAGCAGCCCGCTAGATCATTAAACATTGACCAAAGATTAAACATTATCATTGATGTTGCTTCTGCTATTCACTATCTTCACTACGAATGTGGGCAAGCCATTATTCACTGTGATTTGAAGCCAAACAATGTTCTTCTCGATGATTGTTTGGTAGCTCATGTAAGCGACTTTGGTTTAGCTAGAAGACTCGCAGCTATTGCAGTTTCTCCAAAACAAACTAGCACTATTGAAATAAAGGGCACAGTTGGTTATGCTCCTCCAG AATATGGAATGGGATCAGAGGTGTCTGTAGAAGGCGACGTGTACAGCTTTGGAATTATGGTTTTGGAAATGTTGACAGGGAGAAGACCAATAGATGAAATGTTTGAAGATGGTCTTAATCTCCATAACTACGTCAAAATTTCAATTCCAAACCACCTTCCCCAGATTGTGGACCCAACTATTCTTCCAAATGGAATAAAGGTGGCTGCTGATAGCCAAAATCTTCTTCCAATGCATCCTTTGGTAGAGAAATGCTTACTACCACTTTTTAGGATTGCACTTGCTTGTTCAAAGGAGTTGCCGAAAGAAAGAATGAGTATGGTTGATGTCATTAGGGAGCTTCATTTGATCAAAAGTTCCTTTTCATCATGA
- the LOC108335758 gene encoding alkylated DNA repair protein ALKBH8 homolog yields MSLPRFGRPKNGGELSSNLYVANCGPAVGISDDDIASVFCKFGELKGVYAADDSGTRVIVAYAEEGSAQAALKALHGRPCPQLGGRSMHIRYSVLQPNIQDQASDLVPVSISASEVSIPGLYLIHDFISAKEEEELLQAVDCRPWNSLAKRRVQHYGYEFRYDTRNVNTRHCLGELPSFVSPILERISSCPSFKNIKNIVLDQLTVNEYPPGVGLSPHIDTHSAFEDLIFSLSLSGPCIMEFRRYENGDWLPKVASSSIAKSENTEDQSNFKRRAIYLPPRSLLLLSGEARFAWHHYIPHHKIDKVNGNVIRRASRRVSFTFRKVRAGLCKCDFPQYCDSQR; encoded by the exons ATGAGTTTGCCAAGGTTTGGACGTCCCAAGAATGGTGGTGAGTTGAGTTCGAACCTTTACGTGGCCAATTGTGGGCCCGCGGTGGGGATTTCTGATGATGACATTGCATCAGTGTTCTGCAAATTTGGAGAGCTTAAGGGAGTTTATGCAGCAGACGATAGTGGGACACGTGTCATTGTGGCCTATGCTGAAGAGGGCTCTGCACAAGCTGCCTTGAAGGCATTACATGGACGCCCATGTCCTCAACTTGGAGGTCGATCCATGCATATCCGTTATTCCGTGCTTCAGCCAAATATACAG GATCAAGCTAGTGACTTGGTTCCTGTATCTATCTCTGCATCAGAAGTGAGCATTCCAGGCCTTTACCTAATTCATGACTTCATTAGTGCTAAAGAAGAAGAG GAACTGCTTCAGGCTGTTGACTGCAGGCCCTGGAACAGTCTTGCAAAAAGAAGGGTTCAACACTACGGTTATGAGTTTCGCTATGAT ACTAGGAACGTTAATACAAGGCATTGCTTAGGTGAACTTCCGTCATTTGTTTCTCCAATACTGGAAAGAATTTCATCATGTCCAAGTTtcaagaatattaaaaatatagttttggaCCAACTTACG GTAAATGAGTACCCACCTGGAGTGGGTCTGTCCCCTCATATAGACACTCACTCTGCATTTGAAGATTTAATTTTCAGCCTTTCATTATCAGGGCCCTGTATAATGGAGTTCAGACGgtatgaaaatggtgattggCTTCCTAAAGTTGCCTCAAGTTCTATTGCAAAATCAGAAAATACAGAAgatcaatcaaattttaaaaggagAGCTATCTATCTTCCTCCTCGGTCTTTGCTACTCTTGTCTGGAGAAGCACGTTTTGCCTGGCATCATTACATTCCACATCACAAG ATTGATAAAGTTAATGGCAATGTCATTAGAAGGGCTTCAAGAAGGGTATCTTTTACATTTCGTAAG GTTAGAGCAGGTTTATGCAAATGTGATTTTCCTCAGTATTGCGATTCTCAAAGATAA